The following DNA comes from Populus trichocarpa isolate Nisqually-1 chromosome 19, P.trichocarpa_v4.1, whole genome shotgun sequence.
CTACCCATTGATGAACCGGAATGAAATGTAGTTTAAAGAATTTCTTACATTTTCTAATCTAACCTTTTAGTTTTTCCCCATGGAATGTAGTCAGTTCAGGAAGAGTTCCATTGTATATATTCTCTTTTCTTGAGCATCTTACAAGGAATCCAGAAAGTTGAATCCTGAGTCTTTAACCCGAGTGGGAGGTCCCCTTTCAAGCCGATTGGATTGATTGTCGTGACCTTCTTGGTTGATTCTTTGATCCTCCTGGTTATAATACTAGTGTTGATGCATTCAAATTACCCTTTTTGAGCTAGAattgcttcttgtttttttatctgcatCATGTCCTCCAATAAGTGTTTTAATTGTAGCCATCAAAGTCTCCATCTGAGTGTTAAACTGTCCATTCCATTTATATTGTTCTTGCCATTATTTTCTATTCTCCATTAATGGTTTTTGCAATTCTCATGGAAGAACTTGTATCCTCTCATCTACTTGCCTTCCATGTTCTTTCAAGGCCTTTATTTTGTTGCATTCTACCATCGCTATGCTCAATATTACTCTTGTAaaagggctctgataccaaattatTAAGATCACTATTAACAATGAGAGAAAGAGATTGAGAATTAGAGGAGAGTTCAAGAGAGCAAAGAATTTCATTTGTAATACAGAAAATTATTGTATTATTCATTGATTGCTTGTTTAACACATCATTGTATTAACTCTGTTGTAATTAATTCTAACTGCTAGCTAACTGATTTACCCTTCCATTCTGCTAGCTAAATATTCTTCTTCAGCTTCATTATTTCCTACACAATCTAGCTCTTCAATGCAGCAACTTCAATATAGCAGCTCTaacataatttgaaaaacataggGTTCAAAGCCTAATTCAAGATGGGTTTTaagttgaatataaaaaaaattgactcgataaaattttattaatctgGATAAATTTTTAACAACCAGTTCAAATCTAGCTTGGTTAATTttaggaattgtttttttatacaaaaaaaaattattttaataaaataattaatttataattcacCCATACTTTGACAGGAtgctaaaacaatatttttaacttaatctCAACATATTGTGTtgtaacttaattaaaaaatcttccgcagaagtttatattttataaaaaaatatattatttttattgtatccaaattatataaaaaatcattattcgCATGCATGCATTcgaaggtatttttttatttttattttaataaattaattaaaaataaaatataaatccaaaaaataatatcttatagTTTGTAtctctctattaaaaaaataatttgttggtTTGAGTTTGTAATATAGACCctgattatttttgtgtttcaaaaatatttttgaaaaaaattgaaaatatattttttttaaaattaatattttttgtggttttagatcattttttatgcgctaatatcaaaaataatttttaaaaaataaaaaaatattattttaatatattttttaataaaaaatactttaaaaaataaccataatcgCATTCTCAAATACGCTTATAATATCATAGGACAATATAAGGTAGCatgtggaaaatatttttaaaaatatattaaaataatattttttattttaaagataaatatttaaaagaaaaaaattaaaaaaataataatttaaaacttaaaaaattaaaaaattaaaaaagcgaACAGTGTCTACATCAGGAAGGCCCGCCGATGGCTGCACCATCATTATTGTTACTTTCTTACAAAACAATTTACAAGAAGACGATTAAAGAGAGCAAAATCCCCATCTAAAGTAAAGAAGCAGCGCTAGAAATCAGAGCAAACGGATCATGATGCGATACAAAGAGGtaatcactctctctctctacaaatcTGCATTCTTATATAAATGGGTTTCATTCTTTTTATGCAAAGATTGGGTTTTTGGTGTCTTTTCAATGTCAAGATCTtaatttttgtacattttttcaTTTCCCCACTTTTTGTATACAggaaaaagaagcaaagaaggAAGCTTTCAGGAAATATCTTGAGAGTAGTGGAGTTCTTGATGCTCTCACCAAAGGTTTCTTCTTTctgcttcatttttttcttccccaGTTTTTAACTTTTACtgtgaattttcttatttattcatgaatttttttttgtgtgtgtgtagtcTTGGTTGCATTGTATGAGCAAAATGACAAACCTTCATCTGCCCTTGAGTAAGTTTTTATTTCTCTGTATTTGTTAAATATAGCAAACTCTAATAAATAGATAGACTTGCACactaaaacaatgtttttttttcttttttattttatttttgatacaatttattttcttgtaaaaatgCATCcagtaaattatttaaataacgaagttttaatttgttttgatagatTCATTCAACAAAAATTAGGTGGCCCAAGTTTGTCTGAATATGAAAAGCTGCAAGCTGAAATGTCAGAGTTGCAAAATAAGTATGGTGATCTGTTGGGAGCCCATCAAGAAACTTGCAAAGAGGTGAGGCTTTTATGCTATATTCAGGCATTTTGATCTTAAATGtgagaaattatagtttttttcttttttaagttagTAAACCCTAATTTGTGGATTATAAGTTAAATGCTAAGTAATCATGACTCATGACTGATAGTCGTAGAGATAGGTTTGACATGCTTCAAAGACCATGGACACTGTGGACTTAACAGCTGAATGCTGTTGTATTTGATCCTGGTTTTGTGATGCTCAAATAGAAGTATTGCTAGAGAACAGTTTGTTGTTCAGCTGTGTGGCACTGGCTTTGGAATATCTCTCTCAAAAGGTGTATCCATTTGTATTATGGACTGATGAGAAATCTAAACTCTCAAATGATGGGAAAACGCCAATTCGAGCATGCATATGTGTAGGACTTGATAGGCACACGCCCAGATAGAGAGAGATACATGATTGCCGAATTCAGACAGCTAGGTGGCAGTAGATGCATCTACATGCATATGAATCTTCCATGACAATTTGCTGTGCCAGTCATATTATTTACTCTATTTAAAACCAGAAATCAGGTGACCAGGTGAAGAGAATGAGCTGAAAATGCAACTAATTTAGGTTTGTCtgcttaaaaatttaagtttgtcACCGTCCATTTTCATCCATTCTGATTGCGACCAATGAATACTTAATTGAAagtaatcatgttaataaaatcttaaccaGCTATATTTTCCAGGCAAGAAACCATGACAAAAGTCTGATTGCAGTAACTGCATGTTTTCAATATGTTTTCCCATTGTTACATGTTCCCCATCTGACccttattctttgttttaatggTTCGTTGCAGTTGGAGGAACTTAAGAACTCACATAATGTTGCATCTGCTACAGACACCACAGATGGGGAGGCACCAAAGGACGAGCCTTGAATATCCTGAGGAAAAATTGGAGCACCACCACGCTAAATAAACATTTATTCGAACAATATCAAGTGATTATGAAAAACCATTGTTCTATGTTCCTAACTTGTTGTATCCTTGGAATGTAGTGTATAGcaggattttttttgtgtatatcTCTATTACTGGTTAATTTTTGTGAAAACATTTCATGATTCTCTTTCAATATAAACAAAATCTGATCCTTAGTACTCTCACCTGTGTCATCACTAATGTTTTTGCCGATAGCTGTAATCCAGGAGGAAAGATGAGGTAGAGGATGGTACGACTTTGGTGGATCCTTTCCTGAAAAATAAAACCAGTGTATTTACTTCAAGTTTTAGGCCAAATATAGCCCTGAAAACTCTCATAACAGCGAGCAAGATGAGCTATGCTTCTGTCTCCTGCCAAGGAATGGAAGTGTTGTGTTCAGAAGTTGTAAAAAGTTCTCCATGATGCTTAAGATACTGTTATCAGGGATTGTTGTGTGATCCTTAAGACCGCATTATGCTCTGTGTCAAAAATAGTAACTTCTTTAAGAAGgttatgttctttccttttgaGCACAGGTCTCCTGGAAAGGTTTGCACCATGGGTCATGCCAACGGTgagaaaaacaagttatttcgtccattaacaaaaaattaaaataaaataatgaataatgaatcacttttttttttttttttgtaagattgAAACGATGAATAACTTGCTTGTTGAGTAGACCCGATTAGAttgttggtttataatttaaaacaaaatatttacgtgtagctaatattttttttagtataaaaaaactttaaaataaatataaattaatttgatataacaaggttgatttaattaattcaaaattaatttggataataggtaaaattatagtttgacttaaaaaaattaaaaatgatgtttttttttaaatatatatacagtaATATATTAGATCAATCTAAGTCAATCAagattaatcttttaaatttgcgTCCTGGGTTATGAGATCATAATAATcgcaaataaaacaaatcaaaataaattataaaactcaattaccgatcaacccaatattgcatgatgaaattgaaaaacaatataattaaaaaagggacctgaaaaaaagatctaaatcaATCAGAGTTAACTTTCCAAATTCTCGACCCCGGTTACAAGACAaagataatattatataaagtaaatcaaaataaattaaaaagctcaATTCCGAATtaatctaatgttaaaggatgaaattgaaaaaaataaaataaaaacacaaaaaacaacgcAAGTTAATCcgggttaacccaccaaactcaTGGCTCATGTCATGAGACCggaataatctcatagaaagtgaaccaaaaaaatgaatcgagtcaatccgggttaacctgtcaaacccacgacctaggtcatgagactaagataatctcataaaaagcaaatcgaataaatcatgaagttcaatttttaataaactcattgttaaatgatgaaattaaagtctaaaaaaatatacaataaaatgacTTGAGTCTACTTAGGTTAATTTACAAGTTTATGACCTGAattatgagatcgagataacttcatataaaacaaactgaaataaataacaaaacctAATTACTAGTTAACTAATATTGAAGAtgttaaagtataaaattaaaaaaaattaaagcaaataaGATTATTCCATTAAATCCATAATACGAGTAATGAGAGTTAAATAAACATATAGAAAGTAAACTgtaacaagaaataaaatttatttttaataaattaaatattaaatgataaaatttaaatgataaaaaaattattataataaatagtgttttctgaggtattttttattaaaaatatcttttttttttaatttttgttaataataattaatagtgaattttcaagatttttacaaatttaattgCTAAATTTATTCCTCTAGTCTTAGTCTTTCTATCGGAGACAAACtatatgagtttttatttaatattttaagactaatttatatattaattaaaattaaattttatttttaaatatatatttctaagaAAGTTTATAGTATAGAAGCTATATCCATAATCTTGAAATCTGGACTAGTGAGGCGGGTCGATTTAAGATTCAGCTGATCTGAAACTGGAATCAAatcaggttttttaaaaaataaaggcaatTAAAAACTcaggtgacccggtcaaaaacccggttgcaatctattgactaatttttttttaccaaaacaatattattttaatttataaaaaaaatcagggtcGACTCGAGTGACCCGAATCTTGAGCCGGGGCGACCACCGGGCCACATTTAAAAACACTGGATATAACTACCAATacttatttaataaaagaattaaaaaaacaagagaaaaataaatatataatttttaaatagatgaAAAATTTTAGTGGAACggtatatgaattttgttattataaatgtCTATATCTCTcatgttaaataaatattaaaaattaaagaaataagtatttaataagtaaaaatatttttatttttttaacgaaattatatataatttttttcttctatttatatttataattgaacTATCaagtaaatattaataattactgcttaaatattataaatattttaatcaattaatttaaaatattttaatattttaatataaaagagtTAATATAGTATAATTGGTTTATCTAGATATGCTAAGAAAACAAAGATATGCATCATCATAAAATCCAAGCCAATCAAGTAAGTAATCCATCGGCTATAAATCACTCTCTCTCCCCcccaaaaaatcaagaaatctgaaaattcctttttctctcactccttaaataaaaaccctaaaatactctcgaatccaaataaaaaaaaaatcaattccttcaaaatcaatttttttttaaaaaatctctctctctaaaaaaaagaaaaaagaaaaaaaaatggaactcAACGACCCACGCCAGCAGCAGCATCACCACTTCACCTCTTACTTCTCCTCCActcccaccaccaccaacacccCATCACCCCCCAATGGCCTCCTGCCACCTCATCACCCCACAGACTCAACCACCCCTACCGGGTCCCACTTGCTCTACCCTCATTCAATGGGACCCTCAACCACGGCTACAGTGACAGGAGGAGGAGCACCAGTGGAGGCAACATCAgcaaagagaaagagagggaggcCCAGAAAGTATGGGACTCCTGAGCTGGCTTTGGCTGCCAAGAAAACGGCTACATCTGCTTCTGTTGCTGCGTCCAGAGAAAGGAAGGAACAACACCAAGCTGGTTCTTCTTCCACTACCTCCTCTTTTTCAGGTTCTTCTTCCAAGAAATCTCAACATGTTCTTGGTAAAGGATTTTTAACCCTTTTATGGTTTGTTTGCGAATTGTTGAATCTTAAAATGTGGTTTAACTCCTTGAAGGGTTTTGTCTTT
Coding sequences within:
- the LOC18108060 gene encoding uncharacterized protein LOC18108060, with the translated sequence MMRYKEEKEAKKEAFRKYLESSGVLDALTKVLVALYEQNDKPSSALEFIQQKLGGPSLSEYEKLQAEMSELQNKYGDLLGAHQETCKELEELKNSHNVASATDTTDGEAPKDEP